The Caulobacter sp. FWC26 genome contains a region encoding:
- a CDS encoding response regulator transcription factor, which translates to MIRTVVLWALVLALSAFALQWLEYGFVVRAFSWQVYVGLIGAAFAAGGVWVGWRLAARARPEVFQRNDAALASLGLTGQEIKVLERLAAGRSNKEIARDLGLSPNTVKTHVGNLYGKLEVSRRTQAVGKARDLSLIP; encoded by the coding sequence ATGATCCGCACGGTCGTTCTCTGGGCGCTGGTCCTGGCGCTGAGCGCCTTCGCCCTGCAGTGGCTGGAGTACGGCTTCGTCGTGCGGGCCTTCTCTTGGCAGGTCTATGTCGGGCTGATCGGCGCGGCGTTCGCGGCCGGCGGCGTCTGGGTCGGCTGGCGGCTCGCCGCCCGCGCGCGCCCGGAGGTGTTTCAGCGCAATGACGCGGCTCTGGCCAGCCTTGGCCTGACAGGCCAGGAGATCAAGGTCCTGGAACGTTTGGCGGCCGGCCGCTCCAACAAGGAGATCGCCCGCGACCTTGGCCTCTCGCCAAACACCGTAAAGACCCATGTTGGGAACCTCTACGGCAAGCTGGAGGTCAGCCGTCGCACCCAGGCGGTCGGCAAGGCCCGGGACCTGTCGCTCATTCCGTAG
- a CDS encoding DUF4440 domain-containing protein, with protein sequence MTTPQDAIAARRKLTNKLIAAKAAARLRPFFDPRVTLIAGDGSLLLGAEDVLAAFAGQFADRGFVAYVRTTEEITLNAEGSRAAERGRWIGTWKDAPEQSGTYLATWKKVTGQWIIENELFVTLA encoded by the coding sequence ATGACCACGCCGCAAGACGCCATCGCCGCGCGTCGCAAGCTGACCAACAAGCTGATCGCCGCCAAGGCCGCCGCCCGGCTGCGGCCCTTCTTCGACCCCCGCGTGACCTTGATCGCCGGCGACGGCTCGCTGCTGCTGGGCGCCGAGGATGTCCTGGCCGCGTTTGCCGGGCAGTTCGCGGACAGGGGATTTGTGGCCTATGTCCGCACCACCGAAGAGATCACGCTGAACGCCGAGGGCTCGCGCGCCGCCGAGCGCGGCCGCTGGATCGGGACCTGGAAGGACGCGCCCGAGCAGTCGGGGACCTATCTAGCCACTTGGAAGAAGGTCACCGGCCAATGGATCATCGAGAACGAGCTCTTCGTGACTTTGGCCTGA
- a CDS encoding GNAT family N-acetyltransferase — translation MAAPTLTTARLILAPPALADFEDSRAMWSDPLVVKHVGGRAFTEEESWTRLMRARGLWEVLGFGYWAVRETATGRYVGEVGFADLRRELEPSLYGLPEMGWVLAAWSHGQGFGTEAVRAGLAWIDQALAPEVVPCIINVENRPSIALAEKVGFQLKTHAQYKGSPILMMERRRSSGR, via the coding sequence ATGGCCGCCCCGACCCTCACCACCGCTCGCCTGATCCTGGCTCCGCCCGCCCTCGCCGACTTCGAGGACAGTCGCGCGATGTGGTCCGACCCGCTGGTCGTCAAGCATGTCGGCGGCCGCGCCTTCACCGAAGAGGAAAGCTGGACCCGTCTGATGCGCGCACGCGGTCTTTGGGAAGTGCTCGGCTTTGGCTACTGGGCGGTTCGCGAGACCGCCACGGGCCGCTATGTCGGCGAGGTCGGATTCGCCGACCTGCGGCGCGAGCTTGAGCCCAGCCTCTACGGCCTGCCCGAAATGGGATGGGTGCTGGCGGCCTGGTCGCATGGGCAGGGCTTTGGAACCGAGGCGGTGCGCGCGGGCCTGGCCTGGATCGACCAGGCCCTGGCCCCCGAGGTGGTGCCATGCATCATCAACGTGGAGAACAGGCCCTCGATCGCTCTAGCCGAAAAGGTCGGCTTCCAGCTGAAGACCCACGCCCAGTACAAGGGTTCGCCGATCCTGATGATGGAGCGACGCCGGTCGTCCGGCCGCTGA
- a CDS encoding DUF885 family protein, giving the protein MLNRRHMMFATAAAGFAATGGLPTLALAREGEVAKLNALFDVIMAKQLRQSPETATGLGLDHGDLAWTKGLLGDRSFAAIEAGKAETRKQLEALRVIDRRALKGMDAVNYDTVEFVLSVQDEGNAKFRYGGGGSGAPYVLSQLTGSYQQMPDFLDTQHSIETKADADAYLSRMEGFARLMDQETALAKQDIADGVIPPDFIIDKTLIQMKAFADTPTAEAPLVKSIARRTKDKKIDGDWAGEASKIYENAVLPALKRQIALMESARSKATHDAGVWRLKDGGDYYAVSLKNYTTSTLTPEEIHQLGLDMVKSIEAEADKLFKKIGMTKGTVGDRMRKLGEDIYPNTDAAKEQLIADLNDKAKWIEKQLPAYFGQLPKAPLEIRRVPKAIEAGAPGGYYNSPSLDGKRPGIYWINLRDTKEQAKYTLTTLTVHEGVPGHHLQLSLSNEAKGLPLIRKIIGFSGYAEGWALYSEQLAVEMGIYKNDPRGQIGMLHDALFRAVRLVVDTGMHYKKWSREQAIKYMAETMGDEESGATTEIERYVVWPGQACSYMIGKIVWLRARAKAQKALGKKFDIREFHDAGLLSGMTPLTVLERVVDDYIVAKGGKA; this is encoded by the coding sequence TTGCTCAATCGTCGTCACATGATGTTCGCCACGGCCGCGGCCGGCTTCGCCGCGACGGGCGGTCTGCCGACCCTGGCCCTGGCCCGCGAGGGCGAGGTGGCCAAGCTGAACGCCCTGTTCGACGTGATCATGGCCAAGCAACTGCGCCAGTCTCCCGAGACGGCGACGGGCCTGGGCCTGGATCACGGTGATCTGGCCTGGACCAAGGGCCTGCTGGGCGATCGCTCGTTCGCGGCTATCGAGGCGGGCAAGGCCGAGACGCGCAAGCAACTGGAAGCGCTGCGCGTTATCGACCGCCGCGCACTCAAGGGCATGGACGCGGTCAATTACGACACGGTCGAGTTCGTGCTGTCGGTGCAGGATGAGGGTAACGCCAAGTTCCGCTATGGCGGCGGCGGCTCGGGCGCGCCCTATGTGCTGAGCCAGCTGACCGGCAGCTATCAGCAGATGCCGGATTTCCTCGACACCCAGCACAGCATCGAGACCAAGGCCGACGCCGACGCCTACCTGTCGCGGATGGAGGGCTTCGCGCGCCTGATGGATCAGGAAACCGCCCTGGCCAAGCAGGACATCGCCGACGGCGTGATCCCGCCCGACTTCATCATCGACAAGACCTTGATCCAGATGAAGGCCTTCGCCGACACGCCGACGGCCGAGGCGCCGCTGGTCAAGTCGATCGCCCGCCGCACCAAGGACAAGAAGATCGACGGCGACTGGGCCGGCGAGGCCTCCAAGATCTACGAGAACGCCGTCTTGCCCGCGCTCAAGCGCCAGATCGCGCTGATGGAGAGCGCGCGGAGCAAGGCCACCCACGACGCGGGCGTCTGGCGGCTGAAGGACGGCGGCGACTACTACGCGGTGTCGCTGAAGAACTACACGACCTCGACCTTGACGCCCGAAGAGATCCACCAGCTGGGTCTGGACATGGTCAAGTCGATCGAGGCCGAGGCCGACAAACTGTTCAAGAAGATCGGCATGACCAAGGGCACGGTCGGCGATCGGATGCGCAAGCTGGGTGAGGACATCTACCCCAACACCGACGCGGCCAAGGAACAGCTGATCGCGGATCTGAACGACAAGGCCAAGTGGATCGAAAAGCAGCTGCCGGCCTATTTCGGCCAGCTGCCCAAGGCGCCGCTGGAGATCCGTCGCGTGCCCAAGGCCATCGAGGCCGGCGCGCCGGGCGGCTACTACAACTCGCCCTCGCTGGATGGGAAGCGCCCGGGGATCTACTGGATCAACCTGCGCGACACCAAGGAGCAGGCCAAGTACACCCTGACCACCCTGACGGTGCACGAAGGGGTTCCGGGCCACCATCTGCAGCTGTCTTTGTCGAACGAGGCCAAGGGCCTGCCGCTGATCCGCAAGATCATCGGCTTCTCGGGTTACGCCGAGGGCTGGGCGCTCTATTCCGAGCAGCTCGCCGTCGAGATGGGCATCTACAAAAACGATCCGCGCGGCCAGATCGGCATGCTGCACGACGCCCTGTTCCGCGCCGTGCGCCTCGTGGTCGACACCGGCATGCACTACAAGAAGTGGAGCCGCGAGCAGGCCATCAAGTACATGGCCGAGACGATGGGCGATGAGGAAAGCGGCGCGACGACCGAAATCGAGCGCTACGTGGTGTGGCCCGGCCAGGCCTGCAGCTACATGATCGGCAAGATCGTCTGGCTCCGCGCCCGCGCCAAGGCCCAGAAGGCGCTCGGCAAGAAGTTCGACATCCGCGAGTTCCACGACGCGGGCCTGCTGTCGGGCATGACGCCTCTGACCGTGCTGGAACGCGTGGTCGACGACTACATCGTCGCCAAGGGCGGCAAGGCCTGA